In Nocardioides daphniae, the DNA window AGGACACACGCGGTGACCTGACTGCTGCGGCCGCGGCGGCGAAGTTTTGGTGCTCGGAGCAGTACGTCGACGTGGTGAACCGATGCGTCCAGCTGCACGGCGGCTACGGCTACATGCTCGAGTACCGCATCGCCCACGACTACCTGGACTCGCGCATCTCGACGATCTACGGCGGGGACGACCGAGATCATGAAGGAGATCGTGGGGCGCGACCTGGGGCTCTGAGCCCGTCCGAGACCCGGCGGATCAGCCCGCGTCGTGGTCCTTGCGGCGCAGCCAGCCGCCGGCGTAGAGAGCCCAGAGCACGAGCAGCGGCTGGAAGAAGAGGCGGGTGAGGCGCTTCTGGTCGGTGTCGAGGCCGAAGGCGTCCGTCCCTCCACGTACTGAGCGATGTTGCCCGGGAAGATGGCGACGAAGAAGGCCGCCAGGAGGCCGCCGAAGAGGCGCTTGTGCTTCGGGAGGGCGACGAGCCCCGCACCCAGCGCGACCTCGACGACGCCGGAGCCGACGACGGTGAGGTCGTCGTCGATCGGGAACCACTCGGGCACCTGTGCCTGGAACTCCTGACGCTGCGCGGTCAGGTGGAGAACACCGGCGGTCACCATGGCAGACCCAAGGAGGACCCGGGCGACGGTGCGGGGGAGTGAAGTCATGGAGCGAGCGTACGGAGCCCGACAAGGCAGTGGTCAGCGTTTGTCCCGAGCGGGAGCGGGTACCCGAGTCGCGAGCACCTGTGGAGCGCAGCCCGCCTGCACGAGCGGCGAGGTCCGGGCGCCCGATCGAGGAGGAGACCTGATGGCCGCGAAGAATCAGAAGGGTCCGGGGCCCAGCGTCAAGGACGCGGACCTCTACGAGGAGCTGCGTGACGACGGCGCCAGCAAGGAGAAGGCGGCGAGGATCGCCAATGCCGCGGCCAACACGTCCCGCTCCGAGGTGGGGCGCAAGGGTGGGGAGTCCGGGTCGTACGAGGACTGGACGGTTCCGGAGCTGCGCAAGCGGGCCGCCGAGATCGGCGTCGAGGGCCGTTCGTCGATGCGCAAGGCAGAGCTCGTCAAGGCCCTGCGCGACCACTGACCATCGCGCCGGTGCCGCGGGCACCGGTCGCACCGACCGCGCGACGCACCGACCGCCACGAGGGAGAGCGCGATGACGACGTACGAGGACCAGACGGCCCGCAGCGACCGGAGCACGGGCGTCACCAGCCGTGACCGCCTGCGACAGGCGGTGGTGGTGGTCAGCGCCGTGCTGGGCATCATCGGCGCCGTGATCGGCTCCGGGGCCTGGGGCGGTGAACCGGTGGCCGAGGCGGCCGGGGGCGCCCTCTCCGCCGACGCGACCTTCCTGGCGCCGGCAGGCCCGGCGTTCTCGATCTGGTCCGTGATCTACACGGCCCTGGTGGTGTGGACGGTCTGGCACACGCTGCCCGGACGCGCCTCGTCGTCGCTGGCCCGGGCCACCGGCTGGTGGGGGGCCGCCTCGCTTCTGCTCAACGCGTCGTGGCTCCTCACGGTGCAGGTGGAGCTGCTGTGGCTGAGCGTCGTGATCATCGTGGTGCTGGCACTCGTCCTGGGGCGCCTGCTGACCGCTCCCGGGGCCACCGACGACCGCGCCGGGGAGGTGATCACCCGGGTGACGTTCGGCCTCTACCTGGGCTGGGTCAGCGTGGCGACCTGCGCCAACCTGGCTGCCGTCCTCGTCGACGCGGGCGTCGACTCCGGACGACGTGTGGGTGAGGAGATCGCGCTGGTGGTGCTGGCGGCCGTCTGCGGACTGGTCCTTCTCTACGCCCTGCGGGTCGGCATCGCACGCTGGGCCGTCACCGCGGCGGCCGTGTGGGGGCTGTCGTGGATCGCGGTCGGGCGTCTCACCGACCAGCCCGACTCCACGGTGGTGGGGATCGGTGCGCTCGTCGCGGCGGTGGTCTCGGTCGGACTCACCGCCCTGGGTGCCCGGCGGGGGCGCAGCCGACGTGGAGCCTGACCGCGTGTGATCCCCGGGGCGCGGGGTACAGGAAGGTCTTCCGCAGCCCCATCAAGGAGGACGACGTGACGCGTTTCGGCTACTTCCTCACCTGTGAGGAGTACAGCCCTGCAGAGCTGGTCGAGCAGGCCGTGCTCGCTGAGCAGGCCGGCTTCGAGGCACTGTGGATCAGTGACCACTACCACCCGTGGAACGACGAGCAGGGCGAGAGCGCCTTCGTGTGGACCGTGATCGGCGCCCTGGCCCAGGCCACGAACCTGCCGGTGACCACTGCCGTCACCTGCCCCACGGTGAGGATTCACCCAGCGATCATCGCCCAGGCGGCCGCCACCTGCGCCGCCATGATGCCGGGCCGCTTCATCCTCGGGGTAGGCAGCGGCGAGGCCCTCAACGAGCACGTGCTGGGGGACGTCTGGCCCTCGGCAGACGTGCGCCTCGAGATGCTCGAGGAAGCGGTCGAGCTGATCCGCGAGCTGTGGAAGGGCGACTTCGTGACCCACCGTGGGCGCCACTACAAGACCGACACCGCCCGCATCTACACCCTGCCCGAGCAGCCGCCGGAGATCTGGGTCTCAGGCTTCGGGCCGAAGGCCACCGAGCTGGCGGCTCGGATCGGGGACGGCTACATCACCACGACGCCGGACGAGGAGCTGCTGCAGCGGTTCCGGGAGGGCTCCGGAGGCAAGCCCGCCCAGATCGGCATCAAGGTGAGCTGGGCCCCCACGGCCGAGGAGGGCGTGGACCACGCGCACCGGCTGTGGGGCACCAGCGGCCTGCCCGGGGAGCTGGCCCAGGTCCTGCCCTCACCGCGACACTTCGAGCAGGGGGCCGAGCTGGTGACGAAGGAGCAGACGGCCTCGACCGTCACCTGCGGGCCCGACCTCGATGCGCACGTCGCCGCCATGAAGGAGTGCGTCGACGCCGGCTTCGAGGAGGTCTACGTCGCCAACATGGGACCGCACTGGCGCGAGATGATCGCTGCCTACGGCGACCAGGTCCTGCCGCGGCTCAGGTCGACCAGCTGACGTCGTCGGCCGGCGGGTGGGTCAGTTGTCTCCCCGCCGGCGGCGGCTGCCGCGAGTGGGGTCGGGGGTGACGTCCTGGCGCTCGGGGTCGTGGGCCTGGCGCTCGGCCCGGCGGGCGTCCAGCCGCCACACCAGGAGGAACAGCAGGCCAGCACGACGACAGGGATCAGGAACGTCAGCAGTGTCGTTGTCATGGGGTCGCTCTACCCGCTCGCACGCCATTCCATGCCCGATTCGTGGCTCATGGTTGGAACGCCGACGACGGGGTACACGGAGGGCTCACCCACACCTGAAGGAGGTCCTCATGGGACTGGATGACAAGGCCAAGCACAAGGCTGAGGAAACCATCGGTCGGGGCAAGGAGGCGGCCGGTGCCGCCACTGACGACGACTCGCTGCGCGCCGAGGGCAAGACCGACCAGAACAAGGCGAAGGTGAAGGACAAGGTCACCGACGTCAAGGACAAGATCGAGAAGAAGATCGACGACCTGGGGTGACCACGCCCCTGCCGTGCTAGACACGTCGCGTGGAGACCACGACGTCGTTGTTCCTCGCGCTCGACCTGACCGGCGTCTTCGCCTTCGCCCTCAACGGGGCGTTGACGGCGCTGCGGGTCACGCGGATCGACATCGTCGGGGTCGTGACGCTTGCGATGTTCACGGCGCTGGGCGGGGGCATGGTGCGCGACATCCTGTTGGGCGCCGTGCCCCCGGCCACCTTCGTCGACTGGAGATACCTGGCAGTCGCCGCCCTCGGCGGGCTGGTGGCCTTCGTCTTCGGTCGGCACCTGCAGCAGCTCTCCCGCCCCATACTCGCGCTGGACGCCGCCGGCCTGAGCCTCTTCGCCGTCACCGGCGCGCTCAAGGGGCTCGACTTCGGGATGGGGGTCGTCCAGGCCACCATCCTGGGCGCTGTCACCGCGGTCGGCGGGGGCACGTTGCGCGACGTCCTCGTCCGAGAGGTGCCCGCCGTCCTCTCGAGCGGCCTGTACGCCGTCCCCGCGCTGCTCGGAGGCCTCCTGGTGGCGGGTCTCGTCGAGGGCGGTCTCGCGGTGCTGCCAGCGGCCCTGGCCGGCGCGGTCGCCTGCTTCACCCTACGGATGGTCGGGGTGCGTTTCGACCTGCACGCCCCGGTGCCGCGCTCGGTGCTGCGCCCGCGGCCGTGACGGCGGGCACCCGCCGACGCGCCAGCACCGTCCCCGAAACTGTCGGTGGTCGTCCTTAGCCTTGGTCGCGTGAAGATCCTGCACACGTCGGACTGGCACATCGGCCGGACGTTCCACCAGCACTCGACCGCTGACGCGCTCGCGTCCGTGCTCGACGCCCTGGTGGTGGCGGTGGCCGAGCACGCCGTCGACGTGGTCGTGGTCGCCGGCGACGTCTTCGACTCCTCGATGCCGTCGGCGCAGTCGGTGCGGGAGCTCGACCGGGTCCTGGTCGCCCTCAGCCGTGCGGGGGCCACGGTCGTCGTGACGGCCGGCAACCACGACTCACCGGCCAGGCTCGGAGCCCGAGCTGTCTTCACCGCCGAGGTGGGCGTCCACGTGCTGACCCGGCCCGAGCGGCTCGCCGACCCCGTCGTCGTCGCCGACGAGCACGGTCCGGTGCACATCTACGGCATCCCCTTCCTGGAGCCCACCCTCGTGCGACACCTCTGGCCCGAGGCTCCCCGCACCCAGGCGGGCGTCATGCAGGCGGCGCTCGGCATGGTCCGCGCCGACGCCGAGGGGCGCGGGGCACGGCGTACGGTCGTCGCTGCCCACACCTTCGTCTTCGGCGCCGACGGTGAGTCCTGCGAGTCCGAGCGCGGCATCACCTCCGGCGGTGTCGACCGGGTTCCCGTCCCCAG includes these proteins:
- a CDS encoding exonuclease SbcCD subunit D, giving the protein MKILHTSDWHIGRTFHQHSTADALASVLDALVVAVAEHAVDVVVVAGDVFDSSMPSAQSVRELDRVLVALSRAGATVVVTAGNHDSPARLGARAVFTAEVGVHVLTRPERLADPVVVADEHGPVHIYGIPFLEPTLVRHLWPEAPRTQAGVMQAALGMVRADAEGRGARRTVVAAHTFVFGADGESCESERGITSGGVDRVPVPSFDGFDYVALGHIHGRSTLAPAVRYSGAPLHLSFSEQDKPRGAWLVHLDASGLERVEWLDLPVPRPLVTLEGTLDELLGDAGLMHHEGAWVRARLTDVERPMDPMRRLQKRFPHCAVLEFAPSAVRPVPARLDRERFAQLSDEDVVAQFLAHVRGGEEPSPAERGLIDEVLGELRGQEATR
- a CDS encoding CsbD family protein; this encodes MGLDDKAKHKAEETIGRGKEAAGAATDDDSLRAEGKTDQNKAKVKDKVTDVKDKIEKKIDDLG
- a CDS encoding tryptophan-rich sensory protein, yielding MTTYEDQTARSDRSTGVTSRDRLRQAVVVVSAVLGIIGAVIGSGAWGGEPVAEAAGGALSADATFLAPAGPAFSIWSVIYTALVVWTVWHTLPGRASSSLARATGWWGAASLLLNASWLLTVQVELLWLSVVIIVVLALVLGRLLTAPGATDDRAGEVITRVTFGLYLGWVSVATCANLAAVLVDAGVDSGRRVGEEIALVVLAAVCGLVLLYALRVGIARWAVTAAAVWGLSWIAVGRLTDQPDSTVVGIGALVAAVVSVGLTALGARRGRSRRGA
- a CDS encoding trimeric intracellular cation channel family protein gives rise to the protein METTTSLFLALDLTGVFAFALNGALTALRVTRIDIVGVVTLAMFTALGGGMVRDILLGAVPPATFVDWRYLAVAALGGLVAFVFGRHLQQLSRPILALDAAGLSLFAVTGALKGLDFGMGVVQATILGAVTAVGGGTLRDVLVREVPAVLSSGLYAVPALLGGLLVAGLVEGGLAVLPAALAGAVACFTLRMVGVRFDLHAPVPRSVLRPRP
- a CDS encoding TIGR03557 family F420-dependent LLM class oxidoreductase, which codes for MTRFGYFLTCEEYSPAELVEQAVLAEQAGFEALWISDHYHPWNDEQGESAFVWTVIGALAQATNLPVTTAVTCPTVRIHPAIIAQAAATCAAMMPGRFILGVGSGEALNEHVLGDVWPSADVRLEMLEEAVELIRELWKGDFVTHRGRHYKTDTARIYTLPEQPPEIWVSGFGPKATELAARIGDGYITTTPDEELLQRFREGSGGKPAQIGIKVSWAPTAEEGVDHAHRLWGTSGLPGELAQVLPSPRHFEQGAELVTKEQTASTVTCGPDLDAHVAAMKECVDAGFEEVYVANMGPHWREMIAAYGDQVLPRLRSTS
- a CDS encoding acyl-CoA dehydrogenase family protein, which gives rise to MTAAAAAAKFWCSEQYVDVVNRCVQLHGGYGYMLEYRIAHDYLDSRISTIYGGDDRDHEGDRGARPGALSPSETRRISPRRGPCGAASRRRREPRARAAAGRRGG
- a CDS encoding DUF7218 family protein; the encoded protein is MAAKNQKGPGPSVKDADLYEELRDDGASKEKAARIANAAANTSRSEVGRKGGESGSYEDWTVPELRKRAAEIGVEGRSSMRKAELVKALRDH